The Pseudomonas bijieensis DNA window AGAAAGGCCTGAAGCGCGGCGTTGCGGCGATCTGCATCGGCGGCGGCGAAGCCACGGCCATGGCTGTCGAATGCCTGTACTAAGGAATCACCATGCTCCCGACTGAAGAACAGACGCAAATCCGTGACATGGCCCGGCAATTCGCCCAAGAGCGCTTGAAACCGTTCGCCGCTGAATGGGACCGTGAGCACCGTTTCCCCAGGGAAGCCATCGGTGACATGGCCGAACTGGGCTTTTTCGGCATGCTGGTGCCGGAGCAGTGGGGCGGTTGTGACACCGGTTACCTGGCCTATGCCATGACCCTGGAGGAAATCGCCGCCGGCGACGGCGCGTGCTCGACCATCATGAGCGTGCATAACTCGGTGGGCTGCGTGCCGATCCTCAAGTTTGGCAGCGATGAGCAGAAGGCGAAATTCCTCACGCCCCTGGCCAGTGGCGCGATGCTCGGCGCCTTTGCCCTGACCGAGCCCCAGGCCGGTTCGGACGCCAGCAGCCTCAAGACTCGGGCGCGGCTGGAGGGCGATCATTACGTGCTCAATGGCTGCAAGCAGTTCATCACGTCGGGGCAGAACGCCGGGCTGGTGATTGTGTTCGCGGTGACCGATCCGAGTGCCGGCAAGCGTGGTATCAGTGCGTTCATCGTCCCGACCGATTCGCCGGGCTACAGCGTGGCGCGGGTCGAAGACAAACTCGGCCAGCACGCGTCCGACACTTGCCAGATCCTCTTTGAGGATGTGAAGGTGCCACTGGCTAATCGCCTGGGGGAGGAGGGTGAGGGCTACAAGATCGCCCTGGCGAACCTCGAAGGCGGCCGAGTGGGCATCGCCGCGCAAGCGGTGGGCATGGCCCGCGCTGCGTTCGAGGCGGCCCGTGACTACGCCCGGGAGCGCGCCAGCTTTGGCAAGCCGATCATCGAGCACCAGGCCGTGGCGTTCCGTCTGGCCGACATGGCGACCCAGATCGCCGTGGCCCGGCAAATGGTGCATTACGCCGCCGCGCTGCGGGACAACG harbors:
- a CDS encoding acyl-CoA dehydrogenase; the protein is MLPTEEQTQIRDMARQFAQERLKPFAAEWDREHRFPREAIGDMAELGFFGMLVPEQWGGCDTGYLAYAMTLEEIAAGDGACSTIMSVHNSVGCVPILKFGSDEQKAKFLTPLASGAMLGAFALTEPQAGSDASSLKTRARLEGDHYVLNGCKQFITSGQNAGLVIVFAVTDPSAGKRGISAFIVPTDSPGYSVARVEDKLGQHASDTCQILFEDVKVPLANRLGEEGEGYKIALANLEGGRVGIAAQAVGMARAAFEAARDYARERASFGKPIIEHQAVAFRLADMATQIAVARQMVHYAAALRDNGQPALVEASMAKLFASEMAEKVCSMALQTLGGYGYLNDFPLERIYRDVRVCQIYEGTSDIQRMVISRNL